Proteins encoded together in one Sulfitobacter pontiacus window:
- a CDS encoding aminotransferase class V-fold PLP-dependent enzyme, whose protein sequence is MFTEDTKLMSAIRDRFAHVDSCPFQGPRVFFENAGGALTLNTVVETSTKFAAIPDNQGRDNPASHALVDIIKQARADMALFFNAPDGQFFVGESGTELSFRLIRTAVMGSAPGAVIGSTVEHPASRSAAQHWADVAGKPYISVPHDNATGQVTPDAYAALMIPEVRVATILHTSPVTGIANDVAGISAAIRAIAPDAYIFVDGIQHASHGHIDIASYDIDGYVISPYKLFSRHGYGIAWASKRLTALPIETLANGPAGNWEMGTRDTGAYATFSDVVRYFDWLGSQVSDATAPRARIEAAAAAIHDHEQQLTNALLFGTGNLAGLADLAGVTILGGTDNPDREGLVSFTLDTLAAADIVAQLNAQGIRTHVRKADHYSGNILTPLGLDAAVRVSLCHYNSMDEVRALLTAMKDIAA, encoded by the coding sequence ATGTTCACAGAAGATACCAAACTCATGTCGGCAATCCGCGACCGCTTTGCCCATGTTGACAGCTGCCCGTTCCAGGGACCGCGCGTGTTTTTCGAAAACGCTGGCGGCGCGCTGACATTGAACACGGTCGTCGAGACCTCGACCAAATTCGCGGCCATCCCCGACAATCAGGGGCGCGACAACCCCGCGTCCCATGCGCTGGTCGATATCATCAAACAGGCCCGCGCCGATATGGCGTTGTTCTTCAACGCGCCTGACGGGCAGTTCTTTGTCGGCGAAAGCGGGACAGAGCTGTCGTTCCGCCTGATCCGGACAGCCGTCATGGGCAGCGCCCCGGGTGCCGTCATCGGGTCTACTGTGGAACACCCCGCCTCGCGCAGCGCCGCGCAACACTGGGCCGATGTGGCGGGCAAACCCTATATCAGCGTGCCCCACGATAACGCGACAGGTCAGGTAACGCCCGACGCCTACGCCGCTTTGATGATCCCCGAGGTACGGGTCGCCACGATCCTGCACACCTCCCCCGTGACGGGGATCGCCAATGATGTGGCGGGCATCAGCGCCGCGATCCGCGCCATCGCCCCCGACGCCTATATCTTTGTCGACGGCATCCAGCACGCCAGCCATGGGCATATCGACATCGCCAGCTATGACATCGACGGCTATGTCATCTCTCCGTACAAACTGTTCTCGCGCCACGGCTATGGCATTGCCTGGGCGTCCAAGCGTCTTACCGCGCTGCCGATCGAGACACTGGCGAACGGTCCCGCAGGGAATTGGGAAATGGGCACCCGTGACACGGGCGCCTATGCGACATTCTCGGATGTGGTGCGCTATTTCGACTGGCTCGGCAGCCAGGTGTCAGACGCCACTGCCCCCCGCGCGCGGATAGAGGCCGCCGCCGCTGCGATCCACGACCACGAACAGCAGCTGACCAATGCGCTGCTGTTCGGCACGGGAAACCTCGCCGGATTGGCTGATCTGGCGGGCGTCACGATCCTGGGCGGCACCGACAACCCCGACCGCGAGGGGCTTGTGTCCTTCACGCTCGACACCCTGGCCGCGGCGGATATCGTGGCGCAACTCAACGCCCAAGGCATCCGGACCCATGTACGCAAGGCAGATCACTACTCCGGCAACATCCTGACCCCGCTCGGGCTTGATGCCGCGGTGCGTGTGTCGCTTTGCCATTACAACTCCATGGACGAAGTCCGCGCCCTGCTCACGGCGATGAAAGACATCGCCGCATAA
- a CDS encoding acetylornithine deacetylase/succinyl-diaminopimelate desuccinylase family protein, whose product MISTLSTAIIAKRDDLIALTQDLIRIPTLNPPGQDYRLICEYLDTRLRKHGFETQLIRAFGTPGDSEKYPRWNIIARREGRRAGECVHFNSHTDVVEVGAGWTFDPFGAEISDGKIYGRGTCDMKGGLAASIIAAETFIEQHPDFSGAIEISGTADEESGGYGGVAYLAEHGHFNPDRVQHVIIPEPLQKDRICLGHRGGWWAEIETKGEIAHGSMPFLGDCAVRHMGAVLSEFENKLFPAMAARHTDMPVVPEGARSSTMNINSIHGGQKENDPDFDGLPAHCVPDSCRITIDRRFLLEEPLDQVRGEVRALLEGLRETRVDFDYELTELNSVLPSMTDRDAPVVQTVAHAIEDIMGKAPEYVASPGSYDQKHIDRIGKLKNCIAYGPGLLELAHKPDEYIDIDDMVDSACVMGAALETLLLPKD is encoded by the coding sequence ATGATAAGCACTCTCTCTACCGCCATTATCGCCAAGCGTGACGATCTGATCGCGCTGACCCAAGATCTGATCCGCATCCCGACGCTTAATCCGCCGGGTCAGGACTATCGGCTGATCTGCGAATACCTTGATACCCGCCTGCGCAAGCACGGGTTCGAGACGCAGCTGATCCGCGCCTTTGGTACCCCCGGCGATAGCGAGAAATACCCCCGTTGGAACATCATCGCCCGCCGCGAAGGGCGCAGGGCGGGCGAATGTGTCCACTTCAACAGCCACACCGATGTGGTCGAGGTCGGGGCCGGCTGGACGTTTGATCCCTTTGGGGCCGAAATCTCGGACGGCAAGATTTACGGACGCGGCACCTGCGATATGAAAGGCGGGCTGGCGGCCTCTATCATCGCGGCGGAGACCTTTATCGAACAGCACCCCGATTTCAGCGGCGCAATCGAAATCTCCGGCACAGCGGACGAGGAATCCGGCGGCTACGGCGGTGTCGCCTATCTGGCCGAGCACGGGCATTTCAACCCGGACCGCGTTCAACATGTGATCATCCCCGAACCGCTGCAAAAAGACCGTATCTGTCTGGGGCACCGGGGCGGCTGGTGGGCCGAGATCGAAACCAAGGGCGAGATCGCCCATGGCTCCATGCCGTTTCTGGGCGATTGCGCCGTGCGCCACATGGGCGCAGTGCTCTCCGAGTTCGAAAACAAGCTGTTCCCTGCCATGGCCGCCCGTCACACAGACATGCCCGTGGTCCCCGAAGGGGCGCGCAGTTCGACCATGAACATCAATTCGATCCACGGTGGGCAAAAGGAGAACGACCCGGATTTCGACGGGCTACCGGCCCATTGCGTGCCAGACAGCTGCCGCATCACCATTGACCGGCGCTTTTTGCTGGAAGAACCGCTGGATCAGGTGCGCGGCGAAGTGCGCGCCCTGCTGGAAGGTCTGCGCGAAACGCGGGTCGATTTTGACTACGAGCTGACAGAGCTGAATTCGGTCCTGCCGTCGATGACCGACCGCGATGCGCCGGTCGTGCAAACTGTCGCCCATGCGATCGAGGATATCATGGGCAAAGCGCCTGAATACGTCGCCTCCCCCGGGTCATACGACCAGAAACACATCGACCGGATCGGCAAGCTCAAGAATTGCATCGCCTATGGCCCCGGCCTGCTAGAGCTGGCGCATAAGCCGGATGAATATATCGACATCGACGATATGGTCGACAGTGCCTGCGTGATGGGCGCCGCGCTAGAGACGCTGTTGCTTCCGAAAGACTAA
- a CDS encoding Hsp70 family protein, whose amino-acid sequence MATMSPTLGIDFGTSNSAVGYAVDGVPHLINVEAGQNTLPTALFFDNEEKRIIYGRGAQEALIGGDDGRYMRALKSLLGTPLMRESRVLLGKRMDFIAIVASFLAELKTKAERATGQQFDRALSGRPVMFHSADPARDAQALVDLTECYTQAGFKQVRFMPEPEAAALANRAVLEPGDLGLIVDIGGGTSDFTLFRQEGDAGIHILASKGVRIGGTDFDRELSLQHVMPHLGMGSQIKHVFGDETHAAPHAVFADLATWQKIPFLYTREQRRAVEDLAKYAVEPKLLNRLQRVLEDELGHDMAFAVEAGKIAANDPDASAPPQIDLKIVERGLTVPLPPAMMAASLAQMATEIAQVATDLTAQAEVKPDAVTKLIFVGGSSLMGVIDRAMRDAFPQAELHRGAAMTAIVDGLAIAAPHAFADG is encoded by the coding sequence ATGGCTACGATGTCACCCACTTTGGGTATCGATTTCGGAACGTCTAACTCTGCCGTGGGGTATGCAGTAGACGGTGTGCCGCATTTGATTAACGTCGAGGCGGGGCAGAACACGCTGCCGACCGCGCTGTTTTTCGATAATGAGGAAAAGCGGATCATCTATGGTCGCGGTGCCCAAGAGGCGCTGATCGGCGGCGACGACGGGCGCTATATGCGTGCGCTCAAAAGTCTGCTGGGCACGCCCTTGATGCGCGAAAGTCGTGTTCTGCTGGGCAAACGCATGGATTTCATCGCCATCGTGGCGAGCTTTCTGGCCGAGCTGAAGACGAAGGCAGAGCGCGCCACCGGCCAGCAGTTTGATCGGGCGCTGTCAGGGCGACCTGTGATGTTCCACAGCGCCGATCCGGCGCGGGACGCGCAGGCGTTGGTGGATTTGACCGAATGCTATACGCAAGCCGGGTTCAAACAGGTCCGCTTCATGCCCGAACCCGAGGCCGCGGCTCTGGCCAATCGTGCCGTGCTTGAACCCGGCGATCTGGGGCTGATCGTCGATATCGGGGGCGGTACGTCTGATTTTACCCTGTTCCGGCAGGAAGGTGACGCGGGCATTCATATCCTCGCCAGCAAAGGGGTGCGCATTGGCGGGACCGACTTTGACCGCGAGCTGAGCCTTCAGCATGTGATGCCGCATCTGGGGATGGGCAGCCAGATCAAACATGTGTTCGGTGATGAAACCCACGCCGCCCCTCATGCGGTCTTTGCCGATTTGGCGACGTGGCAGAAAATCCCGTTCCTTTACACCCGCGAACAGCGTCGCGCGGTCGAGGATCTGGCGAAATACGCGGTAGAGCCGAAGCTGCTGAACCGACTGCAACGTGTGTTGGAGGATGAGCTGGGCCACGATATGGCCTTCGCGGTAGAGGCCGGCAAGATCGCGGCGAATGACCCCGATGCCAGCGCCCCGCCGCAGATCGACCTCAAGATCGTGGAGCGCGGGCTGACGGTCCCACTGCCACCGGCGATGATGGCGGCGAGTTTGGCGCAGATGGCGACCGAGATCGCGCAGGTTGCGACCGATCTGACGGCGCAGGCAGAGGTAAAACCCGATGCCGTGACCAAGCTGATCTTTGTCGGCGGGTCCAGCCTGATGGGCGTGATCGACCGCGCCATGCGCGATGCATTTCCGCAGGCCGAACTGCACCGCGGGGCCGCGATGACCGCGATCGTCGACGGTCTGGCAATCGCCGCGCCACACGCCTTTGCTGACGGCTGA
- a CDS encoding ABC transporter substrate-binding protein, whose amino-acid sequence MAHLRKRILGTCAAALMATGVAAKNDITVAMQLEPPHLDPTSAAAGAIDQVLYSNVFEGLTRFMGDGSVVPGLAQSWEISDDGLTYTFKLQSGVTFHDGTTMDAADVKFSLDRINAEDSANAQKALFGAISEVTVVDPSTVEIKLSEPDGNLLFNLAWGDAVIVAPESIDNIKQLPIGTGAFKFTSWTQGDNIRIEKNPNYWGTPAALDIATFKFISDPTAAFASMMAEDVDVFAGFPAPENLPQFEADPRFQVLVGSTEGETILAMNNKQPPFDDPKVRAAVAHAIDRQAIIDGAMFGYGTPIGTHFAPHNPAYVDQTALSLHDIEKSKALLAEAGFANGFETTLDLPPPSYARRGGEIIAAQLAEVGITAKINNVEWAQWLETVFKGKNFGMTIVSHTEPMDIGIYANPDYYFQYDNPDFQTLMTKLNTTTDPEARNALLGEAQTMIAQDHVNGFLFQLASLSVAKAGLTGLWRNAPTQAVDLTGVSWSE is encoded by the coding sequence ATGGCCCATCTTCGCAAACGTATTCTAGGCACCTGCGCTGCCGCGCTGATGGCCACCGGCGTCGCCGCGAAAAACGACATCACCGTCGCGATGCAACTTGAGCCACCGCATCTGGACCCGACCAGCGCTGCGGCGGGGGCTATTGATCAGGTGCTCTATTCCAACGTTTTCGAAGGGCTGACCCGCTTTATGGGCGACGGATCGGTCGTGCCCGGGCTGGCGCAATCGTGGGAAATCTCTGACGATGGCCTGACCTATACGTTCAAACTTCAAAGCGGCGTGACCTTTCACGACGGAACGACGATGGATGCCGCCGACGTCAAATTCTCGCTTGACCGGATCAATGCCGAAGACAGTGCAAATGCCCAAAAGGCGCTGTTTGGCGCGATCTCGGAGGTGACAGTCGTCGACCCGTCGACCGTCGAAATCAAACTGTCAGAGCCGGACGGCAACCTGTTGTTCAACCTCGCATGGGGCGACGCGGTGATCGTGGCACCCGAAAGCATCGACAATATCAAGCAACTGCCCATCGGCACCGGCGCGTTCAAATTCACCAGCTGGACCCAGGGCGACAATATCCGCATCGAGAAGAACCCGAACTACTGGGGGACCCCGGCCGCGCTGGATATCGCCACGTTCAAATTCATCTCTGACCCGACCGCCGCTTTCGCGTCGATGATGGCCGAAGATGTTGATGTGTTCGCCGGCTTCCCCGCACCCGAGAACCTGCCGCAGTTCGAAGCGGACCCGCGGTTTCAAGTGCTTGTCGGTTCTACCGAGGGCGAAACCATTCTGGCGATGAACAACAAACAGCCGCCGTTTGATGACCCCAAGGTGCGCGCTGCCGTCGCCCATGCCATTGATCGTCAAGCCATTATTGACGGTGCGATGTTCGGATACGGCACGCCCATCGGTACGCATTTCGCGCCCCATAACCCGGCCTATGTCGATCAAACCGCGCTGAGCCTGCATGACATCGAAAAATCCAAAGCCTTGCTGGCCGAAGCCGGCTTTGCCAACGGGTTCGAGACCACGCTGGACCTGCCACCCCCCTCCTACGCCCGCCGCGGCGGAGAGATCATCGCCGCGCAGCTGGCCGAGGTTGGTATCACCGCCAAGATCAACAATGTCGAATGGGCCCAATGGCTTGAGACGGTGTTCAAGGGAAAGAACTTCGGCATGACAATTGTAAGTCACACCGAACCGATGGATATTGGCATCTACGCCAACCCTGATTACTATTTCCAATATGACAACCCCGATTTTCAGACTTTGATGACCAAGCTGAACACGACCACCGACCCGGAAGCACGCAACGCGTTGCTGGGCGAGGCGCAGACCATGATCGCCCAAGATCACGTCAACGGTTTCCTGTTCCAACTGGCGTCACTGTCCGTTGCAAAGGCAGGTCTGACCGGCCTTTGGCGCAATGCCCCGACGCAGGCTGTCGACCTTACCGGTGTTTCTTGGTCCGAATAG
- a CDS encoding type I secretion system permease/ATPase → MIQIYDRVLPSGSVVTLMGLFGIVLLLYCFFGLFDLIRQRLLARLSVRLDLALGAECFAAWIRNDEKNNVPASAQEPLQQLGDIRRLLSSPAFISVCDMPFVPIFLLALFIIHPWLGAMVLGGAALACAVMATGRYLTRNTISISANQEHTLADMSYHSRRLAEPLRAMRMQDDLATYWRGLQRSSLAWHQRLHAPPDALASFSKSFRLMLQSSILTVGAILVIQGQISAGMIMAASILAGRVLAPIDQMISGWRGVACGWSAHRHLHRHFSQNIPAREGVALPEPKGRISFTAVSHGIEGRAENGLKDVSFDLSPGDGLCVLGGPNAGKSILAKLAVGVAAPTTGEVRFDAVNLVRWPSAQIGPAIGYLPDTIDLLPATIFDNISRFRPDTTGAQVIAAAKLARVHHAIMALPDGYMSVVSGGGGSSLTQGQIQQIGLARALVCNPALVVMDDPLRSLFSCPDAEQIVAEVARHMRDRGSTVVITARQPCVISALNKVLVLSEGRIRQFGLTNDIFGRAFPTRVAAKVQTLPILGNGTPRASGG, encoded by the coding sequence ATGATCCAGATATATGACCGCGTTTTGCCTAGTGGGTCAGTGGTCACGCTGATGGGGCTCTTCGGAATTGTGCTGCTTCTCTATTGTTTCTTCGGGCTTTTTGACCTGATCCGGCAACGGTTGTTGGCCCGCCTTTCGGTGCGTTTGGACCTGGCGCTTGGGGCTGAGTGTTTCGCGGCTTGGATCCGCAATGATGAAAAGAACAACGTACCGGCAAGCGCACAAGAGCCCCTGCAACAACTGGGGGATATTAGACGGCTGCTGTCTAGCCCCGCGTTCATAAGTGTCTGTGATATGCCGTTTGTGCCGATCTTTTTGTTGGCCTTATTCATCATTCACCCTTGGTTGGGGGCGATGGTTCTGGGCGGCGCGGCCTTGGCTTGTGCCGTGATGGCAACGGGCCGCTATTTGACGCGCAACACGATCAGCATCTCGGCAAATCAGGAACATACCCTCGCTGATATGTCCTATCACAGTCGCCGTCTGGCGGAGCCGCTGCGCGCCATGCGTATGCAAGATGATCTTGCCACATATTGGCGTGGGCTTCAGCGCAGCAGTCTGGCGTGGCACCAGCGCCTGCATGCCCCGCCGGATGCGCTGGCATCGTTCAGCAAATCGTTCCGTCTGATGTTGCAATCCTCGATCCTGACAGTCGGGGCCATATTGGTCATTCAGGGCCAAATCTCGGCGGGGATGATTATGGCCGCTTCGATCTTGGCGGGGCGCGTTCTGGCCCCTATCGACCAGATGATCAGCGGCTGGCGGGGGGTTGCCTGCGGTTGGTCCGCGCACCGCCACCTGCACCGACATTTTTCACAGAATATCCCGGCGCGCGAGGGGGTTGCATTGCCTGAACCAAAGGGCCGGATTTCTTTCACCGCCGTTTCCCACGGGATCGAGGGGCGGGCGGAAAACGGGCTGAAGGATGTCTCTTTTGACCTGTCACCGGGGGATGGGCTGTGCGTGCTTGGCGGGCCAAATGCGGGCAAAAGCATATTGGCAAAACTGGCCGTTGGCGTTGCGGCTCCTACAACCGGTGAGGTTCGGTTTGATGCCGTTAACCTGGTCCGATGGCCTTCCGCGCAGATCGGCCCTGCGATCGGCTATTTGCCCGATACCATTGATCTTCTGCCCGCGACGATTTTCGATAATATTTCCAGATTTCGCCCCGATACCACGGGTGCGCAGGTGATCGCCGCTGCGAAGCTGGCCCGTGTACACCACGCCATTATGGCTCTTCCGGATGGGTATATGAGTGTTGTGAGCGGCGGTGGGGGATCCTCGTTAACCCAAGGGCAGATACAGCAGATCGGGCTGGCGCGGGCGTTGGTCTGCAATCCGGCGCTGGTTGTGATGGATGATCCGCTGCGGTCGCTTTTCAGCTGTCCCGATGCTGAACAGATCGTGGCAGAGGTCGCACGCCATATGCGTGATCGGGGTAGCACGGTGGTGATCACGGCGCGCCAGCCCTGTGTAATTTCGGCGTTGAACAAAGTGCTAGTATTGTCCGAGGGGCGGATAAGGCAGTTCGGCTTGACCAATGATATCTTCGGGCGCGCTTTCCCTACGCGGGTGGCGGCGAAGGTTCAGACACTGCCGATCTTGGGCAATGGCACACCACGGGCGAGCGGGGGGTAA
- a CDS encoding O-antigen ligase family protein: MTGTKALLAVLIIPLSLRLFCGHFGRVLLTDIMFFMHFLWVSLALAVNNPVEATQNAGSIGVEFLGGYLIGRAFIRDRHSFAAVVKILTGLIILCFPLALIESQSGTSVLIELWKMTGLTTPVDLAIDRRMGLERVQLSFEHPIHWGLFCTIATSLYFIGLAGRHSLGLRSVVMTVICASCFLSLSSGALLAAIVQIGLIFWSFLCRRIGRRWLILSTCFVIFYVVIDLLSNRTPIQVFMSYATFSAESAYWRSAIFQWGMTNVWSAPVFGLGLNDWLRPVWMHTSSIDNFWLFIAMRFGLPALTFLTVGYGYALWRVGRKDFTMDRTLAALRLGWILCFTGLTLTLSTVHIWGSIYGFVFFIFGAGLWMVDAKPRSPRNETTI, translated from the coding sequence ATGACCGGGACCAAGGCGTTGTTAGCAGTGCTGATTATTCCGCTAAGTCTCCGCCTGTTTTGCGGCCACTTCGGGCGTGTTTTGTTGACAGACATTATGTTCTTTATGCATTTTCTCTGGGTTTCGCTGGCCTTGGCGGTCAACAACCCGGTGGAAGCGACCCAGAATGCAGGCTCAATCGGGGTCGAGTTTCTAGGCGGGTATTTGATCGGGCGCGCCTTTATCCGAGACAGACACAGCTTTGCCGCAGTGGTTAAGATCCTCACAGGACTGATCATTTTATGCTTCCCTCTGGCTTTGATAGAATCGCAAAGTGGGACATCTGTTCTCATTGAATTGTGGAAGATGACCGGGCTTACGACCCCGGTGGATCTGGCGATTGATCGCCGCATGGGACTGGAGCGGGTGCAACTTTCGTTCGAGCATCCAATTCACTGGGGCTTGTTTTGTACAATCGCGACGTCCCTGTACTTTATTGGGCTGGCGGGACGGCACAGCTTGGGTTTGCGGTCCGTGGTTATGACGGTTATTTGCGCCAGTTGTTTCCTATCGCTGTCCAGCGGCGCGCTACTGGCGGCAATCGTGCAGATAGGGCTGATTTTCTGGAGTTTCCTATGTCGCAGGATCGGGCGACGATGGCTAATCCTCTCAACTTGTTTTGTTATTTTTTACGTCGTGATCGATTTGCTTTCCAATCGAACCCCGATCCAAGTTTTCATGAGCTATGCGACATTTTCTGCCGAAAGCGCCTACTGGCGGTCTGCTATTTTCCAATGGGGCATGACCAATGTCTGGAGCGCGCCTGTATTTGGACTTGGGCTAAACGATTGGCTCAGGCCGGTTTGGATGCACACCTCGAGTATCGATAATTTTTGGCTATTTATCGCGATGCGTTTCGGATTGCCGGCGCTTACTTTTTTGACAGTCGGCTATGGCTATGCGCTCTGGCGTGTGGGGCGCAAAGATTTCACCATGGATCGGACCCTAGCGGCGCTACGGCTAGGCTGGATACTCTGCTTTACCGGGCTCACCCTCACGCTGTCGACGGTGCACATTTGGGGCAGCATCTATGGTTTCGTATTCTTCATATTTGGCGCAGGACTGTGGATGGTGGATGCGAAGCCGCGATCCCCGCGGAATGAAACTACAATTTGA
- a CDS encoding acyltransferase encodes MKRRVKPPRLSELAIGRDNHFNLIRFLAAVAVLVSHAWPLALGRGTVEPLKTALGYSLGELAVFVFFGLSGFFIAGSYDRQGSALSFVTARAARLLPGLAVSILIVALIMGPLVSGLDAGTYLSHPDTARFIVQNILLFKPQYTLPGVFTTNPYPTVEGSIWTLAHEVACYALILFVGLVGALSRRRVMAVLLALYLIAWMGAPYLGDLIHPRLQQTRLLSLPFVFGASCWIWRDYIPLRWPFVVGLIVLTWAVHATVFAFPMLALAVTYTSLWAGYCKLGPLLMFNRVGDYSYGIYIYAMPLQGLVVWVWGDMTPALNIALALPLTLLCAVSSWHWIERPALTFVREGFLRGSLITRRIAPRR; translated from the coding sequence ATGAAGAGACGCGTCAAGCCGCCTCGTCTGTCCGAGCTTGCCATCGGGCGGGACAACCACTTTAACCTCATTCGCTTTCTCGCGGCGGTGGCGGTGTTGGTCTCTCACGCGTGGCCGCTCGCGCTTGGGCGCGGCACGGTTGAGCCTTTGAAAACAGCGCTTGGCTATTCGCTGGGGGAGCTGGCGGTTTTTGTGTTCTTTGGCCTGTCCGGCTTTTTCATCGCGGGCAGCTACGACCGGCAGGGGTCTGCCTTGTCCTTTGTCACGGCGCGGGCCGCGCGTCTGCTGCCGGGGTTGGCCGTGTCCATCTTGATCGTGGCGCTGATCATGGGGCCGCTGGTCAGCGGGTTAGACGCGGGTACGTACCTGTCGCATCCCGATACGGCGCGGTTTATCGTGCAAAATATACTCTTGTTTAAACCACAATATACCTTGCCGGGCGTGTTCACCACGAATCCCTATCCCACCGTAGAGGGGTCGATTTGGACGCTCGCGCATGAGGTCGCCTGCTACGCGCTGATCCTGTTCGTCGGCCTTGTCGGGGCCCTGTCCCGCCGGCGGGTGATGGCGGTGCTGTTGGCGCTATACCTGATCGCGTGGATGGGTGCGCCGTATCTCGGCGACCTCATTCATCCGCGCCTACAGCAAACGCGGCTGCTGTCCTTGCCCTTTGTTTTCGGGGCGTCCTGCTGGATCTGGCGCGATTATATCCCCTTGCGGTGGCCCTTCGTCGTTGGGTTGATCGTCCTGACATGGGCCGTGCACGCTACGGTTTTTGCTTTTCCAATGCTTGCACTGGCTGTGACCTACACCAGTCTCTGGGCCGGGTATTGCAAGCTGGGCCCCCTGCTGATGTTCAATAGGGTCGGAGATTATTCATACGGTATATATATTTACGCGATGCCGCTGCAGGGGCTGGTGGTTTGGGTGTGGGGGGACATGACGCCGGCGCTGAACATTGCGCTGGCCTTGCCGTTGACGTTGCTTTGCGCGGTATCGTCCTGGCACTGGATTGAACGGCCCGCGCTGACCTTCGTGCGAGAGGGTTTTCTGCGCGGGTCTTTGATCACGCGGAGGATAGCACCGCGCCGATAA
- a CDS encoding oligosaccharide flippase family protein has translation MIRSFGFLLSGNACAAAILLLRTVVVSRLISLEDFGIGTSLVLALAMIEMLTALGFQQQIVNAPKGDDADFHSALHGVALIRGMIGAVALFLLAPLLAHAFGVLQLSWAFQLISVVPLLQGGMHLDVYRQTRHHKHRAAIWIALLPPLGSLAALLPLSRMFDDFRIMLFAVLVHMALATLMSHAVAKRPYRLRFDRTVMVQSMRFGWPLMASGAVMFLVFNGERAIVGRLLGLEALALFSMAVSLTLTPSLVLMRSTMSLFLPRLSASTARQEFRAQAITTIQSHIVLAAGMVMAVNLLGGSFVHHVLGDKYRAVLPLLTLLTAVQALRVVKGGCAIVALGEGYRKTELLTDLLRITFLPLAAWGVLQGASLPHVVHIAGLGEAAGLMIALLWMHRVQRVPLRSLALPLICMVAVLAWAVFTQGQPMGVRAAGFGLLLAGLAMVLPDVCRITFTKGAPDGMESKAIQHR, from the coding sequence GTGATCCGGTCCTTTGGCTTTCTGCTGTCCGGCAACGCCTGCGCCGCGGCGATCTTGCTGCTGCGCACGGTGGTGGTGTCGCGCCTGATCAGCCTCGAAGATTTCGGGATCGGCACAAGCCTCGTGCTCGCGCTTGCTATGATAGAGATGCTGACCGCGCTTGGCTTTCAACAACAGATCGTCAATGCGCCCAAGGGGGATGACGCGGATTTCCATAGCGCGCTGCATGGTGTGGCGCTGATACGTGGCATGATCGGGGCGGTGGCACTGTTCCTTCTCGCGCCGCTTCTGGCGCATGCCTTTGGGGTGTTGCAGCTATCATGGGCGTTTCAGCTGATCTCTGTGGTGCCGCTGTTACAGGGGGGGATGCATCTGGACGTCTATCGCCAGACCCGTCACCACAAACATCGCGCCGCGATATGGATCGCGCTGCTGCCGCCGCTGGGGTCGTTGGCCGCGCTGCTGCCCCTATCGCGGATGTTCGATGACTTCCGCATCATGCTTTTTGCCGTGTTGGTGCATATGGCGCTGGCCACGCTCATGTCTCATGCAGTTGCGAAACGCCCTTATCGGCTGCGGTTTGATCGCACCGTTATGGTTCAAAGCATGCGGTTCGGCTGGCCCCTCATGGCAAGCGGCGCGGTGATGTTTCTGGTGTTCAATGGCGAACGCGCCATCGTCGGGCGTCTTTTGGGGCTAGAGGCGCTGGCCCTGTTTTCCATGGCCGTATCGCTAACACTGACCCCGTCGCTGGTCCTGATGCGTAGCACGATGAGCCTGTTTCTGCCCCGCCTGTCAGCCAGCACCGCGCGCCAGGAATTTCGGGCCCAGGCGATCACCACGATCCAAAGCCATATTGTGCTGGCTGCGGGAATGGTCATGGCAGTCAACCTGCTTGGCGGTTCCTTCGTGCACCATGTGTTGGGCGATAAATACCGCGCTGTGCTGCCCCTGCTGACGCTCTTGACGGCGGTTCAGGCGTTGCGGGTGGTCAAAGGCGGGTGTGCGATTGTCGCGCTGGGCGAAGGGTATCGCAAGACCGAGCTTTTGACGGACCTGTTGCGTATCACGTTCCTACCCCTCGCGGCATGGGGTGTGCTGCAAGGCGCAAGCCTGCCCCATGTGGTGCATATCGCAGGACTGGGCGAAGCCGCGGGGCTGATGATTGCGCTGCTCTGGATGCACCGCGTGCAACGGGTGCCGCTCCGGTCATTGGCCCTGCCGCTGATCTGTATGGTCGCGGTATTGGCTTGGGCGGTTTTCACGCAGGGCCAGCCGATGGGGGTTCGGGCCGCAGGCTTCGGTCTGTTGCTGGCCGGTCTGGCGATGGTGCTGCCTGATGTCTGCAGAATTACTTTCACAAAAGGAGCACCCGATGGGATGGAGTCCAAGGCGATACAGCACCGATAA